One part of the Sorangiineae bacterium MSr11954 genome encodes these proteins:
- a CDS encoding HAMP domain-containing protein yields MATKNNGDVGLAVASRNGRNGESPRARRKPAAPTGQEATRAAAPSRKRSSDDVVQGPTFDEYQGLLTALRTLREGDFTVRLPAREQGAMFELATAFNEVAQLNDAMAREVVRVSRVVGREGRMTERALLRGAKGGWGSQLESINSLILDLVRPSTEVARVITAVAGGDLSEKMALEIEGKPVRGEFLRIGETVNTMVDQLRSFAAEVTRVAKEVGTEGKLGGQAHVPGVAGTWKDLTDSVNSMASNLTTQVRGIAGVVTAVADGDLTKKLVVEAKGEIAALADTINNMTDTLRLFAEQVTTVAREVGTEGKLGGQARVPGVAGTWKDLTDNVNSMASNLTDQVRNIALVTTAVANGDLSQKMSVEVEGEILELKNTFNRMVDQLRAFASEVTRVAREVGTDGKLGGQAQVPGVTGAWKDLTESVNYMANNLTDQVRNIKYVTTAVANGDLSQKISVDVKGEMLELKNTMNTMVDQLNSFAAEVTRVAREVGTEGRLGGQAHVPGVAGTWKDLTDNVNYMASNLTGQVRSIALVTTAVANGDLSKKIVVDARGEILELKSTINTMVDQLNSFAGEVTRVAREVGTEGKLGGQANVPGVAGTWKDLTDNVNYMASNLTGQVRNIALVTTAVANGDLSQKITVDVKGEMLEMKNTLNTMVDQLRAFAAEVTRVAREVGTEGRLGGQAHVPEVAGTWKDLTDSVNYMANNLTEQVRNIKFVTTAVANGDLSQKITVDVKGELLELKNTINTMVDQLRAFGAEVTRVAREVGTDGKLGGQAFVPGVAGVWKDLTENVNSMATNLTTQVRGIAKVVTAVANGDLTKKFVVEAKGEIAELADTINSMTETLGVFAEQVTTVAREVGTEGKLGGQARVPGVAGTWKDLTDSVNSMASNLTTQVRGIIKVVTAVANGDLSQKLLMEAQGEMSALAETINSMTDTLRVFADQVTTVAREVGTEGKLGGQAKVPGAAGTWRDLTDNVNQLAGNLTAQVRAIADVAVAVTNGDLTRSIAVEAQGELLLLKDTVNQMIANLRETTQKNQEQDWLKTNLAKFGGMMQGQKNLEAVSRLIMSELTPLVSAHHGAFFIATQEEGETVLKLIASYAYKQRKSVSNRFSLGEGLVGQAALEKKSLLLTNVPHDYIVISSGLGEASPLNIIVLPVLFEGEVRAVLELASFRAFSQIHQIFLDQLSESIGVVLNMIVANMRTEELLLQSQGLTQELQSQSKELQQQQEELKKTNTELEAQAASLKASEELLKAQQEELQQINEELEEKATLLAEQNKKVEQKNREVEFARRALEDKAAQLSLSSRYKSEFLANMSHELRTPLNSLLILAKMLSDNKERNLSDKQVEYARTIHASGTDLLNLINEVLDLSKVEAGKIEIYPSEVRLAAIEDYIERSFRPLAQQKALEFTVVEEPELPESLNTDGQRLQQILRNLLANAFKFTERGSVTVRIGSVENQQQFTNVVLMESTRVIAMSVHDTGIGIPRDKHQLIFEAFQQADGTTSRKFGGTGLGLSISRELARLLGGEIHVESAIGEGSTFTLYLPPNYREQPRLVAAESRKESRRLEAGDAMPARARPSLPGANGTGPIPLGDDDDSLGFDGDADFGELVSNLDDEAMENELNDDRDAVQPGDRVLLIIEDDTKFANVLLDMARERGFKCIATLRGDIGLALVHRYKPDAILLDLALPVVDGLTVLDRLKHNRETRHIPVHILSGTGKRQRGMKLGAFAYLEKPVTKEALDRAFDSISQFLDNDVRNLLIVDNDEALRRSMEELIGQGDVSTVSVGTAEEALELLRGRHVDCMVLGLGLADMSSFELLEKIKSEPELRDLPIIIYTDKELTPEEDTRLKKYAETIILKDVKSPERLLDETALFLHRVEANLPEEKRRVLEELHSSDAVFAGKKVMVVDDDVRNIFAITSVLESNGMNVVFAENGKDGIVMLDQNQDVSLILMDVMMPEMDGYETMRQIRKNPAHRTLPIIALTAKAMKGDREKCIAAGASDYITKPVDPDQLISLMRVWMYR; encoded by the coding sequence GCCGGGTGGTGGGCCGCGAGGGGCGCATGACGGAGCGCGCATTGCTCCGCGGTGCCAAGGGGGGGTGGGGCAGCCAGCTCGAGTCGATCAACTCGCTGATTTTGGATCTCGTGCGCCCCTCGACCGAGGTCGCGCGCGTCATCACCGCGGTGGCCGGCGGGGATCTCTCGGAGAAGATGGCCCTCGAGATCGAGGGCAAGCCCGTGCGCGGAGAATTTTTGCGCATCGGTGAAACGGTCAACACCATGGTCGATCAGCTCCGCTCCTTCGCGGCCGAGGTCACGCGCGTGGCCAAGGAGGTCGGCACCGAAGGAAAGCTGGGCGGCCAGGCCCATGTGCCGGGGGTTGCCGGCACCTGGAAAGATCTGACCGACAGCGTGAACTCGATGGCCTCGAACCTCACCACCCAGGTGCGCGGCATCGCCGGCGTCGTGACCGCGGTCGCCGACGGCGATCTGACCAAGAAGCTCGTCGTGGAGGCCAAGGGCGAGATCGCCGCGCTGGCCGACACCATCAACAACATGACGGACACGCTCCGCCTCTTCGCCGAGCAGGTCACCACCGTGGCGCGCGAGGTCGGCACCGAGGGAAAGCTCGGCGGCCAAGCGCGGGTGCCGGGGGTGGCCGGCACGTGGAAGGACTTGACCGACAACGTCAACTCCATGGCCTCGAACCTGACCGATCAGGTGCGCAACATCGCCTTGGTGACCACGGCCGTCGCCAACGGCGACCTGTCGCAAAAGATGTCCGTGGAGGTCGAGGGCGAGATCCTCGAGCTGAAAAACACGTTCAATCGCATGGTCGATCAGCTGCGCGCGTTCGCCAGCGAGGTCACGCGCGTGGCGCGCGAGGTCGGCACCGATGGAAAGCTGGGCGGGCAAGCGCAAGTTCCCGGGGTGACCGGCGCCTGGAAAGACCTCACCGAGAGCGTCAACTACATGGCGAACAACCTGACCGACCAGGTGCGCAACATCAAATACGTGACCACCGCGGTCGCGAACGGCGACCTGTCGCAGAAGATCTCCGTCGACGTCAAAGGCGAGATGCTCGAGCTGAAGAACACCATGAACACCATGGTGGACCAGCTCAACTCCTTCGCCGCCGAGGTCACGCGCGTGGCCCGCGAGGTCGGCACCGAAGGGCGCCTCGGCGGGCAGGCGCACGTGCCGGGGGTCGCGGGCACGTGGAAGGATCTCACCGACAACGTGAACTACATGGCCTCGAACCTCACGGGCCAGGTGCGGAGCATCGCGCTGGTGACCACCGCGGTCGCCAATGGCGACCTGTCGAAGAAGATCGTGGTCGACGCGCGCGGGGAAATTCTGGAGCTGAAAAGCACCATCAACACCATGGTGGACCAGCTCAACTCGTTCGCGGGCGAGGTCACGCGCGTGGCGCGCGAGGTCGGCACCGAAGGGAAGCTGGGCGGCCAGGCCAATGTGCCGGGGGTCGCGGGCACGTGGAAGGACCTCACCGACAACGTGAACTACATGGCCTCGAACCTCACGGGGCAGGTGCGCAACATCGCGCTCGTCACGACCGCGGTCGCCAACGGCGATCTGTCGCAGAAGATCACGGTCGACGTGAAGGGCGAGATGCTCGAGATGAAGAACACGCTCAACACCATGGTCGACCAGCTGCGCGCCTTCGCCGCCGAGGTCACCCGTGTGGCGCGCGAGGTCGGCACCGAAGGGCGCCTCGGCGGACAAGCGCACGTGCCGGAGGTCGCGGGCACGTGGAAGGATCTCACCGACAGCGTCAATTACATGGCGAACAACCTCACCGAGCAGGTGCGAAACATCAAGTTCGTCACCACCGCGGTCGCCAACGGGGACCTGTCGCAAAAGATCACGGTCGACGTGAAGGGCGAGCTGCTCGAGCTGAAGAACACCATCAACACCATGGTGGACCAGCTGCGCGCCTTCGGCGCCGAGGTCACGCGCGTGGCCCGCGAAGTGGGCACCGATGGAAAGCTGGGCGGGCAGGCGTTCGTGCCCGGGGTGGCCGGCGTGTGGAAAGACCTGACGGAGAACGTCAACTCGATGGCCACCAACCTGACGACCCAGGTGCGCGGCATCGCCAAGGTCGTGACGGCGGTCGCCAACGGCGATCTGACGAAGAAGTTCGTGGTGGAAGCCAAGGGCGAAATCGCCGAGCTGGCCGACACGATCAACAGCATGACCGAGACCCTCGGCGTCTTTGCCGAGCAGGTCACCACCGTGGCCCGCGAGGTCGGCACCGAAGGAAAGCTGGGCGGCCAAGCGCGCGTCCCCGGCGTGGCCGGCACGTGGAAGGATCTCACCGACAGCGTGAACTCGATGGCCTCGAACCTGACCACCCAGGTGCGCGGCATCATCAAGGTCGTGACCGCGGTCGCCAACGGCGATCTGTCGCAAAAGCTGCTCATGGAAGCGCAGGGCGAGATGTCCGCGCTGGCCGAGACGATCAACAGCATGACGGACACCCTCCGCGTCTTCGCCGATCAGGTCACCACCGTGGCCCGCGAGGTGGGCACCGAAGGAAAGCTGGGCGGCCAGGCGAAGGTGCCCGGCGCCGCCGGCACCTGGCGCGATCTCACGGACAACGTGAACCAGCTCGCCGGCAACTTGACCGCGCAGGTGCGCGCCATCGCCGACGTGGCCGTGGCGGTGACCAACGGCGATCTCACGCGGAGCATCGCCGTGGAGGCGCAGGGCGAGCTGCTCTTGCTCAAAGACACCGTCAACCAGATGATCGCCAACCTGCGCGAGACCACGCAGAAGAACCAAGAGCAGGACTGGCTCAAGACCAACCTCGCCAAGTTCGGCGGCATGATGCAGGGCCAGAAGAACCTGGAGGCCGTGAGCCGCTTGATCATGAGCGAGCTCACCCCGCTGGTCTCCGCCCACCACGGCGCCTTCTTCATCGCCACGCAAGAAGAGGGCGAGACGGTGCTCAAGCTGATCGCCAGCTACGCGTACAAGCAGCGAAAGAGCGTGTCGAACCGATTCAGCTTGGGCGAAGGGCTGGTGGGGCAGGCGGCGCTGGAGAAGAAGAGCCTCCTGCTCACCAACGTGCCGCACGACTACATCGTCATCTCGTCCGGCTTGGGCGAGGCCTCGCCGCTCAACATCATCGTGCTCCCCGTGCTCTTCGAGGGCGAGGTGCGCGCGGTGCTGGAGCTCGCGAGCTTCCGCGCGTTCAGCCAGATCCACCAGATCTTCCTCGACCAGCTCTCCGAGAGCATCGGCGTCGTGCTCAACATGATCGTCGCCAACATGCGGACGGAGGAGCTGCTGCTGCAGTCGCAAGGGCTGACCCAGGAGCTGCAGTCGCAGTCCAAGGAGCTGCAGCAGCAGCAAGAGGAGCTGAAGAAGACCAACACCGAGCTCGAGGCGCAGGCCGCCAGCCTCAAGGCCAGCGAGGAGCTGCTCAAGGCGCAGCAAGAGGAGCTGCAGCAGATCAACGAGGAGCTGGAGGAGAAGGCCACCCTGCTCGCGGAGCAGAACAAGAAGGTGGAGCAGAAGAACCGCGAGGTGGAGTTTGCGCGCCGCGCGCTGGAGGACAAGGCCGCGCAGCTCTCGCTCTCCTCGCGCTACAAGAGCGAGTTCCTCGCCAACATGAGCCACGAGCTGCGCACGCCGCTCAACAGCCTGCTCATCTTGGCCAAGATGCTCTCGGACAACAAAGAGCGGAACCTGTCCGACAAGCAGGTCGAGTACGCGCGCACCATCCACGCGTCGGGCACCGATCTGCTCAACTTGATCAACGAGGTGCTCGATCTCTCCAAGGTGGAGGCCGGGAAGATCGAGATCTACCCGTCGGAGGTGCGGCTCGCCGCCATCGAGGACTACATCGAGCGCAGCTTCCGCCCGCTGGCGCAGCAAAAAGCGCTGGAGTTCACGGTGGTGGAGGAGCCGGAGCTGCCCGAGTCGCTCAACACCGACGGCCAGCGCCTGCAGCAGATCCTGCGGAACCTCCTGGCCAACGCCTTCAAGTTCACCGAGCGCGGGAGCGTCACCGTGCGCATCGGCAGCGTGGAGAACCAGCAGCAGTTCACCAACGTGGTGCTGATGGAGTCCACGCGGGTCATCGCGATGAGCGTGCATGATACAGGTATCGGCATTCCGCGCGACAAACATCAGCTGATCTTCGAGGCCTTCCAGCAAGCCGACGGCACCACCAGCCGCAAGTTCGGCGGCACCGGGCTGGGGCTCTCCATCAGCCGCGAGCTCGCGCGCCTCTTGGGCGGCGAGATCCACGTGGAGAGCGCCATCGGCGAGGGGAGCACGTTCACCTTGTACCTCCCGCCGAACTACCGCGAGCAGCCGAGGCTCGTGGCGGCCGAGTCCCGCAAGGAGAGCCGGCGCCTCGAGGCAGGTGACGCGATGCCGGCGCGCGCCCGCCCCAGCCTGCCCGGGGCGAATGGAACGGGCCCCATCCCGCTCGGGGACGACGACGATTCGCTCGGCTTCGACGGCGACGCCGACTTCGGCGAGCTGGTCTCCAACCTCGACGACGAGGCCATGGAAAACGAGCTGAACGACGACCGCGACGCCGTGCAGCCGGGCGACCGCGTGCTGCTCATCATCGAGGACGACACCAAGTTCGCCAATGTGCTGCTCGACATGGCGCGCGAGCGCGGCTTCAAGTGCATCGCCACCTTGCGCGGCGACATCGGCCTGGCGCTCGTCCACCGCTACAAGCCGGACGCCATCTTGCTCGATCTGGCGCTGCCTGTGGTCGACGGCCTCACGGTGCTCGATCGCCTCAAGCACAACCGCGAGACGCGGCACATCCCCGTGCACATCCTCTCGGGCACCGGCAAACGCCAGCGCGGCATGAAGCTCGGCGCCTTCGCGTACCTGGAGAAGCCGGTCACCAAGGAGGCGCTCGATCGCGCCTTCGACTCCATTTCGCAGTTCCTCGACAACGACGTGCGCAACCTGCTCATCGTCGACAACGACGAGGCGCTCCGGCGCAGCATGGAGGAGCTCATCGGCCAGGGCGACGTATCGACGGTCTCGGTCGGCACGGCCGAGGAGGCGCTCGAGCTCTTGCGCGGCCGCCACGTCGACTGCATGGTGCTGGGCCTCGGCCTGGCCGACATGTCCAGCTTCGAGCTGCTCGAGAAGATCAAGAGCGAGCCGGAGCTGCGCGATCTGCCCATCATCATCTATACCGACAAGGAGCTGACCCCGGAGGAGGATACGCGGCTGAAGAAGTACGCCGAGACCATCATCCTGAAGGACGTCAAATCGCCCGAGCGCCTGCTCGACGAGACGGCCCTCTTCCTGCACCGGGTGGAGGCGAACCTGCCCGAGGAGAAGCGCCGCGTGCTCGAGGAGCTCCATAGCTCGGACGCCGTGTTTGCCGGCAAGAAGGTGATGGTGGTCGACGACGACGTCCGCAACATCTTCGCCATCACCAGCGTGCTCGAGTCCAACGGGATGAACGTGGTCTTTGCCGAGAACGGCAAAGATGGCATCGTGATGCTCGATCAGAACCAGGACGTGAGCTTGATCCTGATGGACGTCATGATGCCCGAGATGGACGGCTACGAGACGATGCGCCAGATCCGCAAGAACCCCGCGCACCGCACGTTGCCCATCATCGCGCTGACGGCCAAGGCCATGAAGGGCGATCGCGAGAAGTGCATCGCGGCCGGCGCCTCCGACTACATCACCAAGCCGGTGGATCCCGACCAACTCATTTCGCTCATGCGGGTGTGGATGTATCGATGA